The following coding sequences are from one Lolium rigidum isolate FL_2022 chromosome 6, APGP_CSIRO_Lrig_0.1, whole genome shotgun sequence window:
- the LOC124665780 gene encoding putative lipid phosphate phosphatase 3, chloroplastic: protein MQEVQHTVQTHGTRLARKHTYDWVVLVLLAAVVLVLHYTPSFTRFVGKDMMADISYPVKQSTVPAWSVPIISIVCPVAVFISLYIARRDVYDLHHATLGVAFAVLITAAFTDVIKNAVGRPRPDFFWRCFPDGRQLYDQVTGAVICHGEKSFLTDGRRSFPSGHTSWSFAGLGFLSLYLSGKIKAFDSKGHVAKLCIVILPLLLASLVGISRVDNYRHHWEDVFVGGLIGYIMAVLCYLHFFPPPYHHQGWAPYAYFHMLEELDAGNSNNAQNQQSAGEHHHIGLAGQHHNGRSRNDLESGSV from the exons ATGCAGGAGGTTCAGCACACGGTTCAGACGCACGGGACTAGACTGGCCAGAAAGCACACATATGACTGGGTCGTTCTCGTTCTCCTAGCCGCGGTTGTGCTCGTgttgcactacactccttcatttACCCGGTTTGTCGGCAAGGATATGATGGCGGACATTAGTTACCCAGTGAAACAGAGTACTGTGCCAGCATGGAGTGTTCCT ATAATCTCTATAGTCTGTCCTGTGGCTGTCTTCATATCACTGTACATTGCTAGAAGAGATGTCTATGATCTTCACCATGCGACCCTAG GTGTTGCTTTTGCTGTGCTGATCACCGCTGCTTTCACTGATGTGATAAAGAATGCAGTAGGGAGACCTAGGCCCGACTTCTTTTGGCGGTGTTTTCCTGATGGAAGGCAG CTATATGATCAAGTGACAGGTGCTGTGATTTGCCATGGTGAGAAAAGTTTCTTAACCGATGGGCGCAGGAGTTTTCCTAGTGGGCACACGTCAT GGTCTTTTGCTGGACTTGGATTTTTGTCACTGTACTTATCTGGCAAAATTAAGGCGTTTGATAGCAAAGGCCACGTGGCAAAACTTTGCATCGtgattcttcctcttcttctcgctTCTCTTGTTGGAATCTCTAGAGTAGACAACTACCGACACCACTGGGAGGATGTGTTTGTTGGCGGCCTGATTG GGTATATCATGGCAGTGCTGTGCTATTTGCACTTCTTTCCTCCTCCGTATCACCATCAAG GTTGGGCCCCATATGCATACTTCCACATGCTGGAGGAGCTTGATGCTGGCAATTCAAACAATGCGCAGAACCAACAGTCTGCAGGTGAGCATCATCATATCGGATTAGCCGGCCAGCACCATAACGGGAGATCGAGAAATGATTTGGAATCTGGAAGCGTGTAA